In the Paraflavitalea devenefica genome, one interval contains:
- a CDS encoding type I restriction enzyme HsdR N-terminal domain-containing protein: MIRIEYPSFPFRIREEEGREFIFDELRKVWIRLTPEEWVRQNFLQYLVQVMRYPASLIAVERELKLGELKKRFDVLVYNRQHQPWMMVECKAMEVNLDETVLQQVLRYNIAVPVPFLVITNGHYCAGFEKREQQLQLIDTLPVFVN, from the coding sequence ATGATCCGCATAGAGTATCCATCATTTCCATTCCGCATCCGGGAAGAAGAAGGCCGGGAGTTCATCTTTGATGAACTGCGCAAGGTATGGATACGCCTCACCCCGGAAGAATGGGTGCGGCAGAACTTCCTGCAATACCTGGTGCAGGTAATGCGTTATCCTGCATCCCTGATCGCTGTGGAAAGGGAATTGAAACTGGGGGAGCTCAAAAAGCGGTTTGATGTGCTCGTGTATAACCGGCAGCACCAGCCCTGGATGATGGTGGAATGCAAGGCCATGGAGGTGAACCTCGATGAAACGGTATTGCAACAGGTATTGCGGTATAATATAGCGGTGCCGGTCCCTTTCCTGGTGATTACCAACGGGCACTATTGTGCGGGATTTGAAAAGCGGGAACAACAATTACAACTCATTGATACACTGCCTGTATTTGTAAATTAG
- a CDS encoding TraB/GumN family protein, whose amino-acid sequence MRKIILPVIALLIFFAMPSRAQQRKRPAKLPSSPPAASTAMKSIEKKYPSLLWEITGKGMKKPSYLFGTMHVSDKLAFHLGDTFYNAIKSADVVALETNPESWQDDYSKSSFFGSRGGRDSYILRGGWQPVTDNMRITTFAIDTYDEAIKAALSVEPSMINGMLYRTYGTRMDDFEEDTFLDMYIFQVGKKLGKRLSGVENFEESEKLVMEAYRDMIRDRNRKRKSFDMEGMITNPKKVEEAYRRGDLDLLDSLEALTVFSDAFQEKFLYKRNEIQANSIDSIIKKQSLFVGVGAAHLPGKRGVIEMLRQKGYSLRPVIMDDRNSVQKEAIEKIRMDHPFVTQTSGDGFYKVNIPGKKFYQFTEWSGMDVVQYADMVNGAYYMVTRIKTNSLAFGHSTETVYKKVDSLLYENVPGKILKKTPITRNGYKGYDILNRTRRGDHQRYQLFVTPFELVVFKMSGNGEYILHGAEADKFFQSIHLKEYHVGEWVNWQPATGGFSIQAPHTPALLRDNNMGTDRLEYSAWDKQDGNNYLVMKVNLHNYSFVEEDSFELNLMDESYGYSSFIEKQLSRQFTSLKGYPALESKYSHKDGSFSAVKYIIRGPVYYAVIAHYKKENANVRRFIESFTPQPFIYPEVKPRTDTSLHYTVQSPVWPDTTKKDEATGMEDLYRMAFEDAEEGDAFAGDDNKYTLIGNDTIGEKILVTYAALPKTAYWKDSATFWKESFDKVWDEDSTFITRFKKRYDLPKGIQCREWHLSDTGSSRLLMVKTWYKEGHLFTITTLTDTLSRPSAFLQNFFTSFTPADTLKGGSIFTRKGERSLKELFSKDSIIAKKAARSIFQVQFDSLDVPFIKRAVDSLNWNNLEYLSTKRYLISELGGLKDSTITSYLRQLYWKIKDTAELQHAILNALLDQRTKTSFAAFKELILQEPPIMDDGSGSFDYRLMGLRGAWTAYPPLSAGKFRAYGIETTKEGWENLLDTLALTKTIFPDILQLMHVDDYENQMMNLLRKMVDSGFLKAADYEPYFSKLYLDGKQLLKKQVAKEDKEKIERAGKKDKRPNMLLFGYGDDDEEPEMDGGNYELDQYAALLLPFRDKNPGVQGFFEQLMKTTDRRLLYNSFILLLRNKQPVPDSLFMKYAKLDEYRSELYGDLKKLKMTDKFPAQYKNQPDITRSLLNSEVEHYEKMDTLVYLDKLPVTYKGKKGFVHFYKYKRMRDDVSWQLAAVGMQPEKAGEVDVEDDDFTSREERKLENDKPVKEQLEKMLKEMVYAKRSSASEFYEARNLRLYKGYMSEMVKSRRYRD is encoded by the coding sequence ATGAGAAAAATTATCCTGCCTGTTATTGCCCTGCTTATCTTTTTTGCGATGCCTTCCCGGGCCCAACAGCGCAAGCGGCCGGCCAAATTGCCGTCTTCGCCGCCGGCTGCCAGCACTGCCATGAAGAGCATCGAAAAGAAGTACCCCAGTCTGCTCTGGGAGATCACCGGCAAGGGCATGAAAAAGCCTTCTTACCTCTTCGGCACCATGCACGTGAGCGATAAGCTGGCCTTTCACCTCGGCGATACCTTCTACAATGCCATCAAAAGCGCCGATGTGGTAGCGCTGGAAACCAATCCTGAAAGCTGGCAGGATGACTACAGCAAATCGTCCTTTTTCGGATCGCGGGGCGGCCGGGATAGTTATATACTCCGGGGCGGATGGCAGCCTGTGACCGACAATATGCGCATCACCACCTTTGCCATAGATACCTACGATGAGGCTATCAAAGCGGCCCTGTCTGTTGAACCTTCCATGATCAATGGCATGCTCTACCGCACCTATGGCACCCGCATGGACGATTTTGAAGAAGATACCTTCCTGGATATGTACATCTTCCAGGTGGGCAAGAAGCTGGGCAAACGCCTCAGCGGGGTGGAGAATTTTGAAGAAAGCGAGAAGCTTGTGATGGAAGCCTACCGGGATATGATCCGCGACCGGAACAGGAAGCGGAAAAGCTTTGATATGGAAGGCATGATCACCAATCCCAAAAAAGTGGAAGAAGCTTACCGCCGGGGCGACCTTGACCTGCTGGATTCCCTGGAGGCCCTGACCGTGTTTTCAGACGCCTTCCAGGAAAAGTTCCTCTACAAGCGTAATGAGATCCAGGCCAACTCTATTGACTCCATCATCAAAAAGCAATCGTTGTTTGTGGGGGTAGGCGCCGCGCACCTGCCGGGTAAAAGAGGCGTGATAGAAATGCTGCGGCAGAAAGGCTATTCCCTGCGGCCGGTGATCATGGATGACCGTAACAGCGTACAAAAGGAAGCCATTGAAAAAATACGGATGGACCATCCCTTTGTGACCCAAACATCGGGCGATGGTTTCTATAAGGTCAACATTCCCGGTAAGAAATTCTACCAGTTTACCGAATGGAGCGGCATGGATGTGGTGCAGTATGCCGATATGGTGAATGGCGCTTATTACATGGTCACACGTATCAAGACCAACAGCCTCGCCTTTGGCCATAGTACCGAAACCGTGTACAAAAAAGTGGATAGCCTGCTCTATGAAAATGTGCCGGGTAAAATATTAAAGAAAACACCGATCACCAGGAACGGGTACAAAGGGTATGATATCCTCAACCGCACCCGCCGCGGCGACCACCAGCGGTACCAGCTATTCGTTACGCCCTTTGAGCTGGTTGTATTTAAAATGAGCGGTAATGGTGAATACATTCTCCATGGCGCCGAAGCCGATAAATTCTTTCAGTCTATACACCTCAAAGAATACCATGTCGGCGAATGGGTTAACTGGCAACCCGCTACAGGAGGTTTCAGCATACAGGCGCCGCATACACCGGCCTTGTTAAGGGACAATAATATGGGTACCGACAGGTTGGAATACAGCGCCTGGGACAAGCAGGATGGCAACAATTACCTGGTGATGAAAGTGAACCTGCACAATTACTCTTTTGTGGAAGAGGACAGCTTTGAGCTGAACCTGATGGATGAAAGCTATGGTTATTCTTCCTTTATTGAAAAACAACTGAGCCGGCAATTCACTTCCCTCAAAGGTTATCCGGCGCTCGAAAGCAAGTACAGCCATAAAGACGGTAGTTTCAGTGCAGTGAAGTACATTATCCGCGGACCGGTATATTATGCCGTCATAGCCCATTATAAAAAGGAGAATGCCAATGTGCGCCGGTTCATAGAATCCTTTACCCCGCAGCCGTTTATTTACCCGGAAGTAAAACCCCGTACAGACACGTCATTGCACTATACCGTACAATCGCCCGTATGGCCGGATACCACCAAGAAGGATGAAGCTACAGGTATGGAAGACCTGTACCGGATGGCCTTTGAAGATGCCGAAGAAGGCGATGCTTTTGCAGGCGATGATAATAAGTATACGCTCATTGGCAATGATACGATTGGAGAAAAGATACTGGTGACCTATGCTGCTTTGCCCAAAACCGCTTACTGGAAAGACAGCGCCACCTTCTGGAAGGAGAGTTTTGATAAGGTATGGGATGAGGACAGCACTTTTATCACCCGCTTCAAAAAGCGATATGACCTGCCCAAAGGCATTCAATGCCGGGAATGGCATCTTTCCGATACCGGCAGCAGCCGGCTGCTGATGGTGAAAACCTGGTACAAGGAAGGGCATTTATTTACGATCACCACGCTTACCGATACCTTAAGCCGGCCAAGTGCTTTCCTGCAGAACTTCTTTACCAGCTTTACGCCGGCAGATACCCTGAAAGGGGGATCTATCTTCACCCGTAAAGGTGAGCGGTCATTGAAAGAATTATTCAGCAAAGACAGTATAATAGCCAAAAAAGCCGCCAGGTCTATATTCCAGGTGCAGTTTGATTCCCTGGATGTGCCCTTCATAAAACGGGCAGTGGACTCCCTGAACTGGAATAACCTGGAGTACCTGTCTACCAAACGTTACCTGATCAGTGAGCTGGGAGGGTTAAAGGACAGCACCATCACGTCTTACCTGCGGCAATTATACTGGAAGATCAAAGACACAGCCGAGCTGCAGCATGCTATCCTCAATGCCCTGCTGGACCAGCGTACCAAAACTTCTTTTGCGGCCTTTAAAGAGCTTATCCTGCAGGAGCCACCTATTATGGACGATGGCAGTGGTTCTTTTGATTACAGGCTGATGGGACTCAGGGGCGCATGGACGGCCTATCCTCCTCTTTCTGCCGGAAAGTTCCGGGCATATGGTATTGAGACAACGAAAGAGGGCTGGGAGAACCTGCTGGATACGCTTGCCCTCACCAAAACCATTTTTCCGGATATTCTGCAACTGATGCATGTAGATGATTATGAAAATCAGATGATGAACCTGTTGAGAAAGATGGTGGACAGTGGGTTCCTGAAGGCGGCCGATTATGAACCTTATTTCAGCAAACTGTACCTCGATGGCAAACAATTGCTGAAGAAACAGGTGGCCAAGGAAGACAAGGAGAAGATAGAACGGGCAGGTAAAAAAGACAAGCGCCCGAACATGTTATTGTTTGGTTATGGCGATGATGACGAGGAGCCCGAGATGGATGGAGGCAATTATGAGCTGGACCAATATGCTGCCCTGTTACTGCCTTTCCGCGACAAGAACCCCGGTGTGCAGGGATTCTTTGAGCAGTTGATGAAAACGACCGACAGGCGATTGCTGTACAATAGTTTTATCCTGCTGCTGCGCAATAAACAACCGGTGCCCGACAGCCTGTTTATGAAGTATGCCAAACTGGATGAGTACCGGAGCGAGCTGTACGGCGACCTGAAAAAGCTGAAGATGACCGATAAGTTTCCGGCACAATATAAAAATCAACCCGATATTACCCGCAGCCTGCTGAACAGTGAAGTGGAGCATTATGAAAAGATGGATACATTGGTGTACTTGGATAAGCTGCCGGTGACCTACAAAGGGAAAAAAGGATTTGTGCATTTTTATAAATACAAACGGATGCGGGATGATGTAAGCTGGCAACTGGCCGCTGTAGGCATGCAGCCGGAAAAAGCAGGAGAGGTGGATGTGGAAGACGATGATTTTACTTCCCGGGAAGAACGCAAGCTGGAAAATGACAAGCCGGTAAAAGAGCAACTGGAGAAGATGCTGAAGGAAATGGTATATGCCAAGCGGAGCAGCGCTTCTGAATTCTATGAAGCACGCAACCTCCGGTTGTACAAAGGCTATATGTCGGAAATGGTGAAGAGCCGGAGGTATAGAGACTGA
- a CDS encoding AMP nucleosidase: MKTKEDIVHNWLPRYTGETLANFGKYILLTNFSNYVRMFAEWNNVPVIGLDRPMQCATAENITIINFGMGSPTAATVMDLLTAIEPQAVLFLGKCGGLKKRNNIGDLILPIAAIRGEGTSNDYFPPEVPALPAFALQKAVSTTIRDYGVDYWTGTVYTTNRRVWEHDEHFKEYLQRIRSYAIDMETATIFSVGFYNKIPTGALLLVSDSPMIPEGVKTEESDKAVTANYVERHLRIGIDSLKQLINNGLTVRHLKF, from the coding sequence ATGAAGACAAAAGAAGATATCGTTCACAACTGGCTCCCCCGCTATACCGGAGAGACTTTGGCCAACTTTGGCAAGTACATCCTGCTCACCAACTTCAGCAATTATGTGCGGATGTTTGCCGAATGGAACAATGTACCGGTCATCGGACTCGACCGCCCCATGCAATGCGCTACCGCAGAAAATATTACTATCATCAACTTCGGGATGGGCAGTCCTACTGCCGCTACGGTGATGGACCTCCTTACGGCCATCGAACCACAGGCTGTATTATTCCTGGGTAAGTGCGGCGGATTGAAGAAACGCAATAATATCGGCGACCTGATCCTGCCCATTGCCGCCATCCGGGGCGAGGGTACCTCCAATGATTATTTCCCCCCCGAAGTACCGGCATTACCGGCCTTCGCCTTACAGAAAGCCGTATCTACCACCATACGTGATTATGGAGTAGACTACTGGACAGGTACGGTATACACTACCAACCGCCGCGTATGGGAACATGATGAGCATTTTAAAGAATACCTGCAACGTATCCGCAGTTATGCTATTGATATGGAAACAGCCACCATTTTCTCTGTAGGGTTTTACAATAAGATCCCCACCGGCGCTTTGCTGCTGGTGAGTGACTCACCCATGATCCCCGAAGGAGTAAAAACAGAGGAAAGCGATAAAGCCGTTACGGCCAACTACGTGGAGCGTCATCTCCGCATTGGTATTGATTCACTGAAGCAACTGATCAATAACGGCCTTACGGTACGACACCTGAAATTCTGA
- a CDS encoding DUF2339 domain-containing protein produces MATLQEKIDELTRQVSVLAAQQTHFGKQLLALMNELDALKKQAAAAGITATKEPVPEKVIEYTEPIIAPSQRPVQAGTTMPKKESVRPSSWNSNSKSKTSFEEFIGKNLASKVGILVTIIGIFIGARYAIEHDLVSPVVRILCGYASGLVLVGIALRLKKKYETYSAVLMGGGLSVLYFITYIAWSFYTMLPQVAAFGLMLLFTAAIVYAAVLYDKVIIAHLGQVGAYAIPFLLSNNSGRYEILFSYITIINVGILVLSFYKYWKSLFHVAYVATWLIYCAWYLFEYNEQQHFSGAFGFLSAFFILFYATFLAYKLIRKEQYNIGDVFLLLSNAFLFYGLGYDLLSNYATMQYWAGLFTVINALIHLGVSLVIKRRMQQADKPLYYMIFGLVVVFLTIAIPVQLDGNWVTLLWTAEAVLLFVIGRTRHAPIYEKLAAGLVLLSFVSLIQDRANIFQPSEDGYPFRNITFYTGVLEVLVLGIITWVNYNKKWQIAAAERTQFHAFFDYIVPALLLITSYSVFYLELRDELWLLENSVETNKKLVLSGNEFGLFTTAILFLYMTVYGILFIYINQRFVRNRWLATVSPGGVAVVGFLLLMYAMPALNRLTTGYFEYGSTGSYFGGWHLVIRYLAIALVALLLTMGTRIMKQYVSESILQQAWWLMVYTIVLGVVSYEYINWVSVAVGEDQYEIGLSIIWGLFALGLVSYGIRKKQKYVRLAAIVLFVITILKLFIYDLAGAGTLTKTISFISLGIILLLVSFLYNKYKEVLFGDDKAEVGS; encoded by the coding sequence ATGGCTACACTGCAAGAAAAAATTGACGAGCTAACCCGCCAGGTAAGCGTATTGGCGGCACAGCAAACGCATTTTGGCAAACAGTTGCTGGCTTTGATGAATGAGCTGGACGCACTGAAAAAGCAGGCCGCTGCTGCAGGGATCACTGCCACCAAAGAACCTGTTCCGGAAAAAGTAATTGAATATACGGAGCCCATCATTGCTCCTTCCCAACGTCCCGTCCAGGCGGGGACCACAATGCCAAAGAAAGAATCGGTACGCCCCTCTTCCTGGAATAGTAATAGTAAAAGCAAGACTTCCTTTGAAGAGTTTATTGGTAAGAACCTGGCCAGTAAGGTAGGCATACTGGTTACCATTATAGGCATCTTCATCGGCGCCCGGTATGCCATTGAACACGACCTGGTAAGTCCGGTAGTGCGTATCCTTTGCGGTTATGCAAGTGGCCTGGTATTGGTGGGCATTGCCCTGCGGCTGAAGAAGAAATATGAAACCTACAGTGCTGTATTGATGGGAGGAGGCTTATCGGTGTTGTATTTTATCACCTATATAGCCTGGAGCTTTTATACCATGCTGCCGCAGGTGGCGGCCTTTGGCCTCATGCTATTGTTTACGGCTGCCATTGTATATGCGGCGGTACTGTATGATAAAGTGATCATTGCCCACCTGGGCCAGGTGGGTGCTTATGCCATTCCCTTTTTACTAAGTAATAATTCGGGCCGTTATGAAATATTGTTCTCCTACATCACCATCATCAATGTAGGGATACTGGTCTTGTCGTTTTACAAATACTGGAAATCATTATTCCATGTAGCCTATGTGGCTACCTGGCTTATTTACTGCGCTTGGTACCTGTTTGAATACAATGAACAGCAGCATTTTTCAGGGGCCTTTGGCTTCTTAAGTGCTTTCTTTATCCTGTTCTATGCTACTTTCCTGGCCTATAAGCTTATCCGGAAAGAGCAATACAATATCGGTGACGTATTCCTGTTGCTCTCCAATGCCTTCCTCTTTTACGGGCTTGGTTACGACCTGCTGAGTAACTATGCTACTATGCAATATTGGGCAGGTCTGTTCACGGTTATCAATGCCCTTATTCACTTAGGGGTGAGCCTGGTTATCAAACGACGGATGCAACAGGCCGATAAGCCACTGTATTATATGATATTTGGCCTGGTGGTGGTTTTCCTTACCATTGCCATACCTGTGCAGTTGGATGGCAACTGGGTTACCCTGCTGTGGACGGCGGAAGCAGTGCTGTTGTTTGTAATTGGCCGCACACGCCATGCACCCATCTATGAGAAACTGGCTGCAGGGCTGGTATTGCTGTCGTTTGTGAGCCTGATACAGGACCGGGCAAATATTTTTCAACCATCAGAAGACGGTTATCCATTCCGGAATATTACTTTTTACACAGGTGTATTGGAGGTGCTGGTGCTGGGCATTATTACCTGGGTAAACTATAATAAGAAATGGCAGATAGCTGCTGCAGAAAGAACACAATTCCATGCTTTCTTCGATTATATAGTGCCCGCGCTTTTGCTGATCACCAGCTATAGTGTTTTTTACCTCGAGCTCAGGGATGAACTATGGCTATTGGAGAATAGTGTGGAGACAAATAAGAAGCTGGTATTGAGTGGCAATGAATTTGGCTTATTCACTACTGCCATACTGTTCCTGTATATGACCGTTTATGGTATTTTGTTCATTTACATCAACCAACGGTTTGTCAGGAACCGGTGGCTGGCAACTGTTTCTCCCGGTGGTGTGGCTGTTGTGGGCTTTCTTTTGTTGATGTATGCCATGCCAGCGTTAAATAGGTTGACCACCGGGTATTTTGAGTATGGCAGCACAGGCTCTTATTTTGGCGGTTGGCATTTGGTGATACGTTACCTGGCAATAGCCCTGGTGGCCTTGCTATTGACCATGGGAACGCGCATTATGAAACAGTATGTCTCAGAATCCATCCTGCAACAGGCCTGGTGGTTAATGGTATATACTATTGTGCTGGGCGTGGTAAGTTATGAATACATTAACTGGGTTTCGGTGGCAGTGGGTGAGGATCAATATGAAATAGGGCTTAGCATCATCTGGGGCCTGTTTGCACTGGGGCTGGTGAGCTATGGCATACGCAAAAAACAGAAATATGTGCGGCTGGCTGCCATTGTATTGTTTGTCATCACCATCTTAAAATTATTCATATACGACCTGGCGGGAGCAGGCACCCTTACTAAAACCATTTCCTTCATTTCCCTGGGCATCATACTATTGCTGGTATCCTTTCTGTACAACAAGTACAAGGAGGTACTATTTGGAGATGATAAAGCGGAAGTAGGTTCGTAG
- a CDS encoding ABC transporter ATP-binding protein, with protein MPTPLLRINNLQVDFVTEIGTTTAVNDISLEVQRGEIVAIVGESGSGKSVTSLSILQLHPTPPARYTKGEILFSPDGATAVNLLTQTPQQLRAIRGNQIAMIFQEPMSSLNPVFTCGDQVMEAIRLHRKISKEQATQKTIELFEKVRLPNPAQIFHRYPHQLSGGQKQRVMIAMAMSCEPDLLICDEPTTALDVTVQKTILQLIKSLQQTEQMGVIFITHDLGVVAEIADRAVVMYKGNIVEQGTITQIFNSPQHPYTKGLLACRPVLHPKGERLPVVSDFLDGKTKSEAGGLKSGSNAPASGFRPQTSDLLLRVENLSVWFPSKKTFLGKPLEYTKAVDEVSFEVYKGETLGLVGESGCGKTTLGRTILRLIEPTKGKIIYDGIDLTAKKRDELKALRKDIQIVFQDPYSSLNPRLTVGDAIAEPLRVHRLLPTQQQRKDKVVELLEKVNLKAEHVDRYPHEFSGGQRQRIVIARALALNPSFVVCDESVSALDVSVQAQVLNLLNDLKKEFGFTIIFISHDLSVVRYISDRIMVMNKGRIEEIGEAEEVYFHPKQAYTQQLIASIPKGVV; from the coding sequence ATGCCTACCCCCCTTTTACGCATCAATAACCTGCAGGTAGATTTCGTTACAGAGATCGGCACTACCACGGCTGTCAATGATATATCACTGGAAGTACAGCGCGGAGAGATCGTAGCCATCGTGGGCGAATCGGGCTCCGGCAAATCAGTGACCTCCCTGTCTATCCTGCAACTGCATCCTACCCCACCGGCCAGGTACACAAAAGGCGAGATCCTTTTTTCACCGGACGGCGCTACCGCTGTTAACCTGCTCACCCAAACGCCGCAGCAATTGCGCGCCATACGGGGCAACCAGATAGCCATGATCTTCCAGGAGCCGATGAGCTCGCTCAATCCTGTATTTACCTGCGGGGACCAGGTCATGGAAGCCATCCGCCTGCATAGAAAGATCTCCAAAGAACAGGCTACCCAAAAAACGATAGAGTTGTTTGAGAAGGTGAGATTGCCCAACCCGGCACAGATCTTTCACCGTTATCCCCACCAGTTAAGTGGCGGACAAAAACAACGGGTGATGATTGCCATGGCCATGAGTTGTGAGCCCGATCTGCTCATTTGTGATGAGCCCACCACTGCCCTCGATGTAACAGTACAAAAGACCATTTTACAGCTCATCAAATCCCTGCAGCAAACGGAACAGATGGGCGTCATTTTCATTACGCATGACCTGGGCGTGGTAGCAGAAATAGCCGATAGAGCGGTGGTGATGTACAAAGGCAATATTGTAGAACAAGGCACTATTACCCAAATTTTCAATAGTCCCCAACACCCTTATACAAAGGGCCTGCTGGCCTGCCGGCCGGTGCTGCATCCGAAGGGAGAGCGGCTGCCGGTGGTGAGTGATTTTTTGGATGGGAAAACGAAGTCTGAAGCCGGAGGTTTGAAGTCTGGCTCAAATGCTCCGGCCTCCGGTTTCAGACCTCAGACTTCAGACCTCCTGCTTCGCGTAGAAAACCTCAGCGTATGGTTCCCTTCCAAAAAGACTTTCCTCGGCAAGCCGCTGGAATATACCAAAGCGGTAGATGAGGTGAGTTTCGAAGTATACAAAGGAGAAACGCTTGGACTGGTAGGTGAATCGGGCTGCGGCAAAACCACATTGGGCAGAACGATACTACGGCTGATAGAGCCTACCAAAGGAAAGATCATCTACGATGGTATTGACCTTACGGCGAAGAAAAGAGATGAATTAAAGGCCCTCCGGAAAGATATACAGATCGTTTTCCAGGACCCCTACTCTTCCCTCAATCCCCGGCTGACGGTGGGTGATGCCATTGCAGAACCGCTCCGGGTGCATCGCCTGCTGCCTACGCAGCAGCAACGCAAGGACAAGGTGGTGGAACTATTGGAAAAAGTGAACCTGAAAGCAGAACATGTTGACCGCTACCCGCATGAGTTTTCCGGCGGGCAGCGTCAGCGCATTGTAATCGCGCGGGCATTGGCGCTTAACCCTTCTTTTGTAGTATGTGATGAATCAGTATCTGCACTCGATGTAAGTGTGCAGGCCCAGGTACTGAACCTGCTGAATGACCTCAAAAAAGAATTCGGGTTCACCATCATCTTCATCTCCCACGATCTTTCGGTAGTGCGCTATATCAGCGACCGCATTATGGTGATGAATAAAGGCAGGATTGAAGAAATAGGCGAGGCAGAGGAAGTGTATTTCCATCCAAAGCAGGCCTATACGCAACAATTGATAGCCTCTATTCCGAAGGGAGTGGTATAA
- the queA gene encoding tRNA preQ1(34) S-adenosylmethionine ribosyltransferase-isomerase QueA: MKLSQFRFDLPLNLIAQHPTKKREDARMMVVHRKTGQIENKHFRDIMDYFDDKDVFVVNNTKVFPARMYGRKEKTGAKIEVFLLRELNKPNRLWDVIVDPARKIRVGNKLYFGENDELVAEVIDNTTSRGRTIRFLWDGTDDEFRQMLEFLGETPLPKYIKRKPEAEDKERFQTVYAKHEGAVAAPTAGLHFSIELIKRLEIKGIRFAEVTLHTGLGTFRPIEVEDLSKHKMDAEYYRIEDTACKIVNKAIEGGHRICSVGTTTMRALESSYTAEKLLKPSEGWTNIFIHPPYQFNIADALVTNLHLPKTSLLIMTCAFAGYDLAMEAYKKAIKDKYRFFSYGDAMIVI, encoded by the coding sequence ATGAAACTGTCACAGTTCAGGTTTGATTTACCGCTTAATCTCATTGCCCAACACCCTACGAAGAAACGTGAAGATGCCCGCATGATGGTGGTGCACCGTAAGACCGGCCAGATTGAAAACAAGCATTTCCGCGACATCATGGATTATTTTGATGACAAGGATGTATTTGTAGTCAACAATACCAAAGTATTCCCTGCCCGGATGTATGGCCGCAAAGAAAAAACAGGCGCCAAGATTGAAGTATTCCTTTTAAGAGAATTGAATAAGCCCAACCGCCTTTGGGATGTGATCGTTGATCCCGCCCGTAAGATCCGTGTGGGCAATAAATTGTACTTCGGCGAAAATGATGAACTGGTAGCCGAAGTCATTGACAATACCACCTCCCGCGGCAGAACGATCCGCTTCCTGTGGGATGGCACCGACGATGAGTTTCGCCAGATGCTGGAATTCCTGGGTGAAACACCCCTGCCCAAATACATTAAGCGTAAACCGGAAGCAGAAGACAAAGAGCGCTTCCAGACCGTTTACGCCAAGCACGAAGGCGCTGTAGCCGCCCCCACTGCCGGCCTCCACTTCAGCATTGAGCTGATCAAAAGGCTGGAGATTAAGGGTATCCGCTTCGCCGAAGTAACCCTGCATACCGGCCTCGGTACTTTCCGCCCGATTGAAGTGGAAGACCTGAGCAAGCACAAGATGGATGCAGAATACTACCGCATAGAAGATACTGCCTGCAAGATCGTGAACAAGGCAATTGAAGGCGGTCACCGTATCTGCTCCGTAGGTACTACCACCATGCGGGCGCTGGAATCTTCCTACACCGCCGAAAAGCTGCTGAAGCCTTCTGAAGGCTGGACGAATATCTTCATCCACCCGCCTTACCAGTTCAATATCGCCGATGCCCTGGTGACCAACCTGCACCTGCCCAAAACAAGCCTGCTGATCATGACCTGCGCTTTTGCCGGTTATGACCTGGCCATGGAAGCTTATAAGAAGGCGATCAAGGACAAATACCGCTTCTTCAGCTATGGAGATGCGATGATCGTGATCTAA
- a CDS encoding GNAT family N-acetyltransferase gives MNIDSSRIVLQPVQVTFLEMHERPVNTTPAAFNMHFELLPKPVEVSEYRSYYYGVGKQWYWLDRMVMDDALLYAKINAPNVDIFVLYIEDQTAGFAEFVREKEYVEILYFGLLPGFIGKGYGNYFLQTVIQQAWDYAPQHIQLNTCTLDHPNALSIYKKAGFQQVRTSTEERRILK, from the coding sequence ATGAACATTGACTCTTCCCGTATCGTATTACAACCTGTACAGGTTACTTTCCTGGAAATGCATGAACGGCCGGTAAACACCACCCCCGCAGCTTTTAACATGCACTTCGAACTATTGCCCAAACCGGTGGAAGTAAGTGAATACCGCAGTTATTATTATGGCGTAGGCAAACAATGGTATTGGCTGGACAGGATGGTGATGGATGACGCCCTGCTCTATGCAAAGATCAATGCACCCAATGTAGATATTTTTGTTTTGTATATAGAAGACCAGACAGCCGGCTTTGCAGAGTTTGTACGGGAAAAGGAGTATGTAGAGATATTATACTTCGGTCTGCTGCCCGGTTTTATCGGTAAAGGATATGGCAATTACTTCCTGCAAACAGTGATCCAGCAGGCCTGGGATTATGCGCCACAGCATATTCAGCTCAATACCTGCACGCTGGACCACCCCAATGCGCTGAGCATATATAAAAAAGCCGGCTTCCAACAGGTGCGCACGTCTACTGAAGAACGCCGCATATTGAAATAA